The Amblyomma americanum isolate KBUSLIRL-KWMA chromosome 2, ASM5285725v1, whole genome shotgun sequence genome contains the following window.
GCCAGTTAAGGAAAACACTCCCAGACTTTTTGCTATTCCCACGCCCCTTTCCCACCCACCTTCCAACCACACTCTCCAAGGCCTACTCCAAACACATGACCACACAGACCGGACATGTACACAGGAGTACTCACTACCCATACACCACGAATGATGCCTGAGCTAACTGATGTGAGTTTTTAGTTACAATGGTGATGCCGTTTACACTCAATAAACTCTCCTGAACAGCTAAAGTAAATAGAAGCCATCATCTCCTGTCCCAATTGTGCACTGCATGTTAACAATATTCCAAAAGCGAAATATGAGACTTCTTGACCATTTTCAGTCTGCATGTCAAACCTACGCTTATGTAGCTGGATGAAGACTTAAATGATTAATATGTAGTTTGCACTGACGTCACAGTGGCCACCATCTTTGGGACCAGAAAGCGCAGCGAAAACTGGGGCTTTTTGCTAATCCGCTTATCATCGAACGGTTCCCGCATATACGGTAGAAGCTGGCCTCTGCACTCAAAGATGCACTTGTGACATCATGTGCGAAGTAACTACACTGGGCCCACACTGTCTAAACCTTTCTACACTCCGATTTTAGCCAAAAGGCCAATGCAAGGCTTTAGGAGGTCTACTTTTTAAATTCTCAAAGGTCACTGGTCGTCTAGGACAACAGTAAAAGATATACATTGCTTAACCCATGAGCCACAGCGGGAACAACTGCCAATATAATCAACGCAGGAATAATACCTCCTGCCCGAATCTGCATCATTTCAGACAGACCTACTCAACAATACACATACAACTCTAATAAATGTTTTAAGATTGTGCAAATGAAGGAGGATAGGAAATCAGTCAAAAAGTCTACCATGGTTGTGCATTCTATGGTTGTGCACTCTATAATCTAACTGAAAAGCTGCACCCTTCTTGGCTTGGAGCATGGCCTGAAGAGGTCAGAATAATTACGGCAGCCTATTTCAATACTACAGAGGTGCCATTCTTTAAGCTACTCTGGCCTTCATCATATGGCCCCTGCCAGAGTGGATAGAAGTCACCCCTTCCTGCAGCTGCCACAAGCACCTGAACTATGGAACCGAAGTGCAGCTTCCTAGCTGTAGCCAGGAAAGGTAAGTTCATGCCACATCAAGTTCAACTATGTCTCTGCTGACACTTCGGCCGAACATACAGAATGAATCACGAAAAGGGAAAGGGAGCTTACAGGTGACTCCGCGCACGGCGTAGCAGAACGTGATGCGAGTGCAGAATTGAGCCATATTTTTGGCCACCTCGCCCGTCTGGATGGCAAGTTCGTAAGTGGGAGACAGGATCAGCACCTGCGGATAGCGCTGCTCCTCCTCCACTCGGCTCAGGCTGGCCAGAATGAACGCAGCAGTCTTGCCTGTGCCGCTCTGCGACTGCGCTATCATGTTCTGTGGCGGGTCTGCTAGCAACGTGGGCAACGCAGTCTCCTGGATCTTGGACGGCAGGTTGAAGCCGCTCGCGTACACGCCTCTCAGCAGCTCGGGTCGCAACTTGAGCTCTTCGAAAGTCTTGATTGAATAGAGCGGCGACTTGGGATCCTTGCGCTGCACCTCTACATCGTGAGTAGAGTGAATCAGCCGCGAACGAAGTATCTTCCGCATGAGGGACGCTTCGGCCGCTGAGACCTCTGCAACGAGATCAGTTGTCAAGCGGTGGTCTTGCCGATCGCCTAAAACTTATTTGACAGCGCTTACCGGGCTCATCGCTGTTGGCGGATGGAGGCTGTGCATTATCACCGTCGCTGGTGCCGGCCCCATCGGTGTTGCGAAGTGTGTCGCCGGACCCATCGAGGCTGACGCCGCTaacctgaaataaaaaaaagaaaaaacatgcGTCAGCGGACTGCGACGCATCCGACCACGCCGGTTTCTACCTGGTCGCTCAGACCCGAGAGAACCTTCTCTTGTTCATCGGCGTCAAGCGCCCAACTTGACATTTTGCTTCAGTCACAGTTGGCCGTTCTCAGATTCAGTGAATTTACCGCAGGTCTCCCCCGCTCCAAGTTCCGAACGCTGCAAATGAAGTGGATGGGCGGATGTTAGTGTTAGCAGCATTGACAAGATTTCCTCCAAAAACAGGCGAAGTaggcagtgtaaaaaaaaaaactacgatgttAAAGGAAGCTGAGTAGGGGCGCTCCCAAACACATTTAGCCATGTAACAAAAGCGTTCTTTTTCTAACTAACGCAAAAACGTTTGTCATAATTGCAGCGTGAATTTTACGAAACAATAAATGTGCGCTGCTTATTTTTTCGCTTCCCTGTGGGCTCATCCACGTCGCAGAGCGGCGCGAACGGCGGCGTCAACATGGCCGCGCTCATCCAGGTGGTCGCTCGCCAAGCACAACTGACTTTCGCCCGTAGCCTCATCTCGGACGAATCTTTTTGTGAGCGTCTCGCTCGCTTGCAGAGGACTATCGGCCAAGTCACCTGCAAAGATGTCAACTTGGACGAAAAATTGCTGCATTCGCTGTCGAAGACCACCAACGGCGGCAGAGAGGCGCCCATCATGTATATCCCCCTGTACGAGAACCGGACTTTCAGCATGAGCATCTTCATAATACGACGCGGCGAACGTATTCCACTGCACGACCACCCGGGCATGTTCGGTGTCCTTAAAGTGCTGCACGGTTCCGGGACCATCAGCAGCTACAGCGCCGTGAGGCCGCCCAGTGGCGACGAGCTCGAAGCGGAGCGCCACCCGGACGTGGCCGTGTCCTCGGACAGTGCGCCCTGCTGCCTGACGCCGACCGAGCGCAACTTTCACGAGATACGTGCGCTGGATGGGCCGCTCGCTTTCCTCGACATACTGGCCCCGCCGTACGATGGCAAGGTACGGGACTGCCACTACTACAGCGTCGCGGACGGCGTCGCCGCTGCCGTCGTGCGCCTACGTCGTATGGAGCCACCGGGCGATTTTTGGTGCGAGAATGCGACCTACCGTGGACCGCCCATTGCCCCCAATCTATTCTCGGCGGAATAATAGGGCCGCGCATTGAGCTACGCTCGGTTAGAACCTGCAGTTGTGCATCGTCCAAGTGCGGGTCGTGCATCGTTCGCGAGGATCTTCGTAGTGGCTGTGGAGCCCGTGGGATCGCTGTTCTGCATGCCCCGCCTCTTTGTGCTCACCACACGATTGTTTTGTTCGTTACTCTTGTTTGACTAAATACATATATGCCAACGGCGACCGGAGCGCCTCTGCAACAAGCAGTGTTTGTACTGCGTGATGTTTTCGTGCAAACTTTAATAATGGCCTGCAGCATTCGAATTCCAACGAAGGAGAAAAATtgcgcattgaaaaaaaaaagttttccagtTCTTTTCGGATAATTTATCATTGTGCTCCTTGTTTTTTcaaaatgctttcttttttttcaggcagTCCTTTTTGTTCTGCGCACATTGTTACTCCGTTTCTGCCGAAAATTCAGGACTATAAAAAAACAACTTCACAACAAATCGTATGAATTTATTAATTGTAACGCTTTGTTTCAGCTGTGAAGCGGTTTATTTTTCATTGCAATCACGTCATTGATATGCAATTTCCTTGAAGCCGATTGCAATATTTTTTCAATTCAGCCATTTATAAAATATGTTTAAACCACAAAAAATTTGCAGCACATCCCTGTACTTGCCACTGGTCTGGCTTTTTTCCTTGCATGTG
Protein-coding sequences here:
- the LOC144121244 gene encoding 2-aminoethanethiol dioxygenase → MAALIQVVARQAQLTFARSLISDESFCERLARLQRTIGQVTCKDVNLDEKLLHSLSKTTNGGREAPIMYIPLYENRTFSMSIFIIRRGERIPLHDHPGMFGVLKVLHGSGTISSYSAVRPPSGDELEAERHPDVAVSSDSAPCCLTPTERNFHEIRALDGPLAFLDILAPPYDGKVRDCHYYSVADGVAAAVVRLRRMEPPGDFWCENATYRGPPIAPNLFSAE